Genomic segment of Candidatus Polarisedimenticolia bacterium:
TCGGCAGGGTGTGCTTGCCGCCGACGTTGATCCCGCACAGGAAGGCGACGTGGACGGTGCGCATGACTCTACACCGGGCCCCTGCGGCGGGTCAGCCCGTGTTGAGCGAAACCGCCGACAGGTGCCACATCGAGAACGCCATGCTGCTCCAAACCAATATTCCGCTCTGTGTCTGGCCGGCCCGTTCCAGCGAGGCCATGAGCCGGCCTCTGAAGAAGCCCTCCTCGGTGACGATAGCCACGAGGATCGTCGAGACGGCAACGAGCGCCAGGTTGAGCCAGGGTGAGCAGCCGCGGCGTGGAACGCTTACACAACTTTGATGACCACTTTTCCCGTCGCCCGGCCGGACTCGGAGTAGGCGAGCGCATCACGCACCTCAGCGAGACGAAAGACCTTGTCCACCAACGGAGTGATGGCACCGCTCTCCACCAGCCCCGCGATTTCTTTCAGCTGGTCTCCATCGGCATGCACGAAGAACCACTCATAACGGGCCTTGTGCTGCCGCGCTGCAGCCAAGGGTTTGCGGGACAGCACCCTGATCGCGAGAACGATGATGGGATTGAGCCCCCAGCTTCGTGCAAACGCCGGAGACGGGGTGCTGCTGTTGATGCTGACCACCACACCGCCAGGCTTCACGCACTCGAAGCACTTCAGCAGTGTGTCACCACCCGCGCTGTCCAGCACCACGTCACAATCCTTGGCCACGTCTTCAAAACGTTCGCTGCGATAGTCGATGGCGACGCTCGCGCCCAGACGCTTCACCAGCTCCACATTGCGTTTCCCCACGGTGGTAAAAACGGTTGTGCCCAGATGACGGGCCAACTGGATGGCCACGCTTCCAACGCCACCGCTGCCGGCGTGAATCAACACGCGCCGGCCGGCGCCAAGCCTTCCGATCTCCACCAATGCCTGCCACGCCGTCAGCGCAACCAGCGGAAGGGAGGCGGCTTCTTCAAACGTCACGTTGGCGGGCTTGAGGGCGGCGGCGCCATCGCGGACTGCCGCAAATTCCGCGAACGTTCCGACGCGGTGCGTGTCGACGCGCGCATAGACCGCGTCACCCTTCCTGAAGCGCGTCACCCGTGAGCCTACGTCGACAACCACGCCCGAGAGATCATTGCCCAGCACCAGCGGAAAACGGTATTTCAACAGCGTCTTCAGCTTCCCATCACGCGTCTTGATGTCCACCGGATTCACGCTTGCGGCGTGCACTCGAACCAGCAAGTCCGTGGCGCCCAAGGCTGGGATTTCAATATCCGCCACGCGTACGGCGTCATTGCTTCCGTAGCGATCAATGAGTGCGGCCTTCATGGGGCTCCTTGGGCCGGCTTAACGCCCCGACCAAGCTGCGGCGCGCGTTCTGAGCCGCCTCGACGGACGGCTACCTTCTCGGCGCATAGCGCATCGCCACCGCCCCCGAGCGGAACTCCAGCCGGCTCACGAGCTTCAAGTCGACGCGCTTCGACAGCCCCGCGAACAACGTCGGGCCTCGGCCTGCCAGCGTGGGGTGCACCACGAACTCGTACTCATCGATCAATCCCAGCTCCGCCAACGCCATAGGGAGCTTCACGCCGCCCGTGAACAGTCCCTTGCCCGGCGCCCGCTTGAGCTGCTGAACGGCCTTCCCCAGATCCCCGCGCACGAGCTCTGCGTTCCAATCGACCCGGTCCAA
This window contains:
- a CDS encoding NADP-dependent oxidoreductase encodes the protein MKAALIDRYGSNDAVRVADIEIPALGATDLLVRVHAASVNPVDIKTRDGKLKTLLKYRFPLVLGNDLSGVVVDVGSRVTRFRKGDAVYARVDTHRVGTFAEFAAVRDGAAALKPANVTFEEAASLPLVALTAWQALVEIGRLGAGRRVLIHAGSGGVGSVAIQLARHLGTTVFTTVGKRNVELVKRLGASVAIDYRSERFEDVAKDCDVVLDSAGGDTLLKCFECVKPGGVVVSINSSTPSPAFARSWGLNPIIVLAIRVLSRKPLAAARQHKARYEWFFVHADGDQLKEIAGLVESGAITPLVDKVFRLAEVRDALAYSESGRATGKVVIKVV
- a CDS encoding dihydrofolate reductase family protein, whose protein sequence is MFADEDLHRHAVENLDQADALLFGRVTYEMMEAAFRPPARTGARPDWMERFARTIDAAKKYVVSSTLDRVDWNAELVRGDLGKAVQQLKRAPGKGLFTGGVKLPMALAELGLIDEYEFVVHPTLAGRGPTLFAGLSKRVDLKLVSRLEFRSGAVAMRYAPRR